One Acidimicrobiales bacterium genomic region harbors:
- a CDS encoding DUF2231 domain-containing protein — translation MPPEPADPEASSSPAGGGDAVAARRRAAKAPTSPAAGRAGQPLHPLVVTVPIGAWVISFAFDLAARTANEELVYARGAFWLIGVGVVGGVAAAATGLLDLLAIPRGTRAHRTGLVHLGLSTFALAAFTVSFLLRRGADSLQAATAPMLALSVVALSALAVSAWLGVRLAFRYGVRVVDEAAQDEGYLLTGDGPDASAEAGPDDTGTHDTTTADDDDDDTDAEVTA, via the coding sequence ATGCCGCCCGAGCCCGCCGACCCCGAGGCCTCCTCCTCGCCTGCCGGCGGCGGGGACGCCGTGGCGGCCCGGCGACGCGCCGCCAAGGCCCCCACCAGCCCGGCTGCCGGCCGGGCGGGCCAGCCGCTCCACCCCCTCGTGGTCACCGTGCCCATCGGGGCGTGGGTCATCAGCTTCGCCTTCGACCTGGCCGCCCGCACCGCCAACGAGGAGCTCGTCTACGCCCGGGGCGCGTTCTGGCTCATCGGCGTGGGCGTCGTGGGCGGCGTCGCCGCCGCCGCCACCGGCCTGCTCGACCTGCTCGCCATCCCGCGGGGGACCCGCGCGCACCGCACCGGTCTCGTCCACCTCGGCCTCAGCACCTTCGCCCTGGCCGCGTTCACGGTCTCGTTCCTGCTCCGCCGGGGCGCCGACAGCCTTCAGGCCGCCACCGCGCCGATGCTGGCCCTCTCGGTGGTCGCCCTGTCCGCCCTCGCGGTCTCCGCCTGGCTGGGGGTGCGGCTGGCCTTCCGCTACGGCGTCCGCGTGGTCGACGAAGCCGCCCAGGACGAGGGCTACCTCCTCACCGGCGACGGCCCAGATGCCTCCGCCGAGGCGGGTCCGGACGACACCGGCACCCACGACACCACCACCGCCGACGACGACGACGACGACACCGACGCTGAGGTCACCGCATGA
- a CDS encoding Fe-S cluster assembly protein HesB yields the protein MSTEVQFPITFDDDANVLLAHDPLALLFGMLLDQQVPMTWAFKSPIVIKERLGDRWSPSAIAAMDPEELVAIFCEKPAVHRYPAAMARRAHAIAVEIADHYDGDTASIWTTARSGAELYRRVSSLPGFGEEKAQIFVALLAKRFEVKPRGWKAAAGAFSDDQPRSAADVDSLPKLREVQAWKKAQKAAKKSKSEFSL from the coding sequence ATGAGCACCGAGGTGCAATTCCCCATCACCTTCGACGACGACGCCAACGTGCTGCTGGCCCACGACCCACTGGCCCTGCTGTTCGGGATGCTGCTCGACCAGCAGGTCCCCATGACGTGGGCCTTCAAGTCACCGATCGTCATCAAAGAGCGCCTCGGCGACCGGTGGTCCCCCTCGGCCATCGCGGCGATGGACCCCGAGGAGCTCGTTGCGATCTTCTGCGAGAAGCCCGCCGTGCACCGCTACCCCGCGGCGATGGCCCGCCGGGCGCACGCCATCGCCGTCGAGATCGCCGACCACTACGACGGCGACACCGCCTCGATCTGGACCACGGCCCGCTCCGGTGCCGAGCTCTACCGCCGGGTCTCGTCCCTGCCGGGTTTCGGCGAGGAGAAGGCCCAGATCTTCGTCGCCCTTCTGGCCAAGCGCTTCGAGGTGAAGCCGCGTGGTTGGAAGGCCGCGGCCGGCGCCTTCAGCGACGACCAGCCCCGCTCGGCGGCCGACGTCGACTCCCTGCCGAAGCTCCGCGAGGTCCAGGCCTGGAAGAAGGCGCAGAAGGCCGCGAAGAAGAGCAAGTCCGAATTCTCGCTGTGA
- the aceE gene encoding pyruvate dehydrogenase (acetyl-transferring), homodimeric type, producing the protein MIIDGFVHQLPDIDPEETGEWLDSLDAVVGTHDRSRARFLIAKLLERARELQVGVPAQVATPYVNTIPAAEEPWFPGDEHLERRIRAYIRWNAAVMVVKANKHDDGIGGHLSTFASSAALYEVGFNHFFRGKDDGLAGDHVYIQGHATPGIYARAFLEGRLDEGQLDHFRREIAGKGLSSYPHPRLMPDFWEYPTVSMGLGPLNSIYQARFNRYLHNRSIDDTAESRVWCFVGDGECDEPETLGSISLAAREQLDNLTWVINCNLQRLDGPVRGNGKVVQELEAIFRGAGWNVIKVIWGSKWDELLASDVDGVLLEKMNTTVDGDFQRYTTADGAHIRRHFFGPDPRLGRLVEHLSDEDLRLLPRGGHDYRKLYAAYKWATEQRGAPTVILAKTVKGWTLGPDVEGRNATHQIKKMSTKQLLELRARLHLEDEIPEEALHDDTDPPYLRPAEDSPEHRYLMARRTALDGALPRRTTEVKRPLTLPADDPFVELAAGSGGQSVSTTMAFTRLLRNLLRDEHFGPRVVPIIPDEARTFGMDALFREFNIYASQGQLYEAVDANLLLSYAEARDGQILEEGITEAGCAASFTAAGTSYATRGVPMVPFFTFYSMFGFQRVGDLLWAAADARTRGFLMAATAGRTTLLGEGLQHQDGHSLLLASTVPTCRAYDPAFAYEMAAIIREGIHAMYERDEDVYYYLTLYNENYEMPAAPEGVTDGLLAGLYRWQDRPEGLDGGAPRASIVFSGTAHRAARDARDALAEHYGVAADLWSATSYKALREDAMAAERWNRLHPGAEARVPYVTQALADGTGPVVAVTDFMRAVPDQVSRWVPRPYVSLGTDGFGRSDTREQLRRFFEVDEGHVVLATLTELAAAGAVPDDRVTDALARYEIDPDAVEPWSG; encoded by the coding sequence ATGATCATCGACGGCTTCGTGCACCAACTGCCCGACATCGATCCCGAGGAGACCGGTGAGTGGCTCGACTCCCTCGACGCCGTCGTCGGCACCCACGACCGCTCCCGCGCCCGGTTCCTCATCGCCAAGCTGCTCGAACGCGCCCGCGAGCTCCAGGTGGGCGTCCCCGCCCAGGTGGCCACGCCCTACGTCAACACCATCCCCGCGGCCGAGGAGCCCTGGTTCCCCGGCGACGAGCACCTCGAGCGCCGCATCCGGGCCTACATCCGCTGGAACGCTGCGGTGATGGTGGTCAAGGCCAACAAGCACGACGACGGCATCGGGGGCCACCTCTCCACCTTCGCCTCGTCCGCCGCCCTGTACGAGGTGGGCTTCAACCACTTCTTCCGCGGCAAGGACGACGGCCTCGCCGGCGACCACGTGTACATCCAGGGCCACGCCACCCCGGGCATCTACGCCCGGGCCTTCCTCGAGGGACGGCTCGACGAGGGTCAGCTCGACCACTTCCGCCGCGAGATCGCGGGCAAGGGCCTCTCCAGCTACCCCCATCCCCGGCTCATGCCCGACTTCTGGGAGTACCCCACCGTGTCCATGGGGCTGGGGCCGCTCAACTCGATCTACCAGGCCCGCTTCAACCGCTACCTCCACAACCGCTCGATCGACGACACCGCGGAGTCCCGGGTGTGGTGCTTCGTCGGTGACGGCGAGTGCGACGAGCCCGAGACCCTCGGGTCGATCTCGCTGGCCGCCCGCGAGCAGCTCGACAACCTCACCTGGGTGATCAACTGCAACCTCCAGCGCCTCGACGGACCGGTGCGGGGCAACGGCAAGGTCGTCCAGGAGCTCGAGGCCATCTTCCGGGGTGCCGGATGGAACGTCATCAAGGTGATCTGGGGCTCGAAGTGGGACGAGTTGCTGGCCAGCGACGTCGACGGCGTCCTGCTCGAGAAGATGAACACCACCGTCGACGGGGACTTCCAGCGCTACACCACCGCGGACGGGGCCCACATCCGCCGGCACTTCTTCGGGCCCGACCCCCGTCTCGGGCGCCTGGTCGAGCACCTGAGCGACGAGGACCTCCGGCTGCTGCCACGCGGCGGCCACGACTATCGCAAGCTCTACGCCGCCTACAAGTGGGCCACCGAGCAGCGCGGCGCACCCACGGTGATCCTGGCCAAGACGGTCAAGGGGTGGACCCTCGGCCCCGACGTCGAGGGCCGCAACGCCACCCACCAGATCAAGAAGATGTCGACGAAGCAGCTGCTCGAGCTCCGGGCCCGCCTCCACCTCGAGGACGAGATCCCCGAGGAGGCGCTGCACGACGACACCGACCCCCCCTACCTCCGCCCCGCCGAGGACTCCCCCGAGCATCGCTACCTCATGGCCCGCCGCACCGCGCTGGACGGGGCGCTGCCCCGTCGCACCACCGAGGTCAAGCGACCCCTCACGCTGCCCGCCGACGACCCCTTCGTCGAGCTGGCCGCCGGTTCGGGCGGCCAGTCCGTGTCGACCACGATGGCGTTCACTCGGCTGCTGCGGAACCTCCTGCGTGACGAGCACTTCGGCCCCCGCGTGGTCCCCATCATCCCCGACGAGGCCCGCACCTTCGGCATGGACGCGCTGTTCCGCGAGTTCAACATCTACGCCAGCCAGGGCCAGTTGTACGAGGCGGTGGACGCCAACCTGCTCCTGTCCTACGCCGAGGCACGAGACGGCCAGATCCTCGAAGAGGGCATCACCGAGGCGGGCTGCGCCGCCAGCTTCACGGCGGCAGGGACGTCGTACGCCACCCGCGGTGTCCCCATGGTCCCGTTCTTCACCTTCTACTCGATGTTCGGCTTCCAGCGGGTGGGTGACCTGCTGTGGGCGGCGGCCGACGCCCGCACCCGCGGCTTCCTCATGGCCGCCACCGCGGGCCGCACCACCCTCCTCGGCGAAGGGCTCCAGCACCAGGACGGCCACAGCCTGCTCCTGGCCTCGACCGTGCCCACCTGCCGTGCCTACGACCCGGCCTTCGCGTACGAGATGGCCGCGATCATCCGCGAGGGCATCCACGCCATGTACGAGCGGGACGAGGACGTCTACTACTACCTCACCCTCTACAACGAGAACTACGAGATGCCCGCCGCGCCCGAAGGCGTCACCGACGGGCTCCTCGCCGGCCTCTACCGGTGGCAGGACCGACCCGAGGGCCTCGACGGTGGCGCCCCCAGGGCCAGCATCGTGTTCTCGGGCACCGCGCACCGCGCCGCCCGGGACGCCCGCGACGCGCTCGCCGAGCACTACGGGGTGGCCGCGGACCTCTGGAGCGCCACCTCCTACAAGGCGCTGCGCGAGGACGCCATGGCGGCCGAGCGCTGGAACCGCCTGCACCCCGGCGCCGAGGCCCGGGTGCCCTACGTGACGCAGGCGCTGGCCGACGGCACCGGCCCGGTCGTGGCCGTGACCGACTTCATGCGGGCCGTGCCCGACCAGGTGTCCCGCTGGGTCCCCCGCCCGTACGTGTCGCTCGGCACCGACGGGTTCGGGCGCAGCGACACCCGCGAGCAGCTCCGGCGCTTCTTCGAGGTGGACGAGGGCCACGTCGTCCTGGCCACCCTCACCGAGCTGGCCGCGGCCGGGGCGGTACCCGACGACCGCGTCACCGACGCCCTGGCCCGCTACGAGATCGACCCCGACGCGGTCGAGCCCTGGAGCGGCTGA
- a CDS encoding acyl-CoA/acyl-ACP dehydrogenase: MNFAFSEEQEELRRIVRQFLETKSSEAAVREQMETEAGYDTAVWSQMAEQMGLQGLIVPEEFGGSGYSYVELIVVLEEMGRSLLCAPYFSTVVLAANTLIHSGDDAAKGELLPGIASGETIATLAFTEPNGRWDEAGIEATATAAGDGWTIDGTKMFVLDGHTADLVLVAARTAGGVSLFAVDGGADGLTRTPLATMDQTRKQAKLEFAGTPARLIGAEGEGWAVLERVLDLAAVALAAEQVGGAQMCLDMSVEYAKVRVQFGRPIGSFQAIKHKCADMLLEVESAKSAAYYAGWCAAELNDELPSVASLAKAYCSDAYFHAAAENIQIHGGIGFTWEHPAHLYFKRAKSSELLFGDPTYHRELLAQRIGL, from the coding sequence GTGAACTTCGCCTTCAGCGAGGAGCAGGAAGAACTTCGGCGCATCGTGCGCCAGTTCCTCGAGACCAAGTCCAGCGAGGCCGCCGTACGCGAGCAGATGGAGACCGAGGCCGGGTACGACACCGCGGTCTGGTCCCAGATGGCCGAGCAGATGGGCCTCCAGGGCCTCATCGTCCCGGAGGAGTTCGGCGGTTCCGGCTACAGCTACGTCGAGCTCATCGTGGTGCTCGAGGAGATGGGCCGGTCGCTGCTGTGCGCCCCCTACTTCTCCACCGTGGTGCTCGCCGCCAACACGCTGATCCACTCGGGTGACGACGCCGCCAAGGGCGAGCTCCTCCCCGGCATCGCCTCGGGCGAGACCATCGCCACCCTCGCCTTCACCGAGCCCAACGGCCGGTGGGACGAAGCCGGCATCGAGGCCACCGCCACCGCGGCGGGCGACGGCTGGACCATCGACGGCACCAAGATGTTCGTGCTCGACGGCCACACCGCCGACCTCGTCCTCGTGGCGGCCCGCACCGCCGGCGGCGTGTCGCTGTTCGCGGTCGACGGTGGCGCCGACGGCCTCACCCGCACCCCCCTCGCCACCATGGACCAGACCCGCAAGCAGGCGAAGCTCGAGTTCGCCGGCACCCCCGCACGCCTCATCGGCGCCGAGGGCGAGGGCTGGGCCGTGCTCGAGCGGGTGCTCGACCTCGCCGCCGTGGCCCTCGCCGCCGAGCAGGTCGGTGGCGCCCAGATGTGCCTCGACATGTCGGTCGAGTACGCCAAGGTGCGAGTCCAGTTCGGTCGCCCCATCGGCTCGTTCCAGGCCATCAAGCACAAGTGCGCCGACATGCTGCTCGAGGTCGAGTCGGCGAAGTCGGCCGCCTACTACGCCGGCTGGTGCGCCGCCGAGCTGAACGACGAGCTGCCGTCGGTCGCGAGCCTCGCCAAGGCCTACTGCTCCGACGCCTACTTCCACGCCGCGGCCGAGAACATCCAGATCCACGGTGGCATCGGCTTCACCTGGGAGCACCCGGCGCACCTCTACTTCAAGCGGGCCAAGTCGTCGGAGCTCCTCTTCGGCGATCCGACCTACCACCGCGAGCTGCTCGCCCAGCGCATCGGCCTCTGA
- a CDS encoding MBL fold metallo-hydrolase has protein sequence MLVSSGASLHYEDTQAEIHKLVVGPVDNNVFVLRCRETGESVLIDAANEHEKLLELCQALDVRKVLETHGHWDHIQAVPQVRDAGYEVGITGPDSAELDAYDFVLEDESVIEVGRLRLHTVFTPGHTPGSMCFLVEGSPVLFSGDTLFPGGPGNTSYPGGDFEQIIRSIDERLFSPLDADTLVLPGHGDDTTIGAERPRLQEYVDRGW, from the coding sequence GTGCTGGTGAGCAGCGGCGCCTCCCTCCACTACGAGGACACCCAGGCCGAGATCCACAAGCTGGTGGTGGGGCCGGTCGACAACAACGTGTTCGTGCTGCGCTGCCGCGAGACCGGCGAGTCGGTCCTCATCGACGCCGCCAACGAGCACGAGAAGCTGCTCGAGCTGTGCCAGGCCCTCGACGTGCGCAAGGTGCTCGAGACCCACGGGCACTGGGATCACATCCAGGCCGTGCCCCAGGTGCGCGACGCCGGCTACGAGGTGGGGATCACCGGGCCCGACTCGGCCGAGCTCGACGCCTACGACTTCGTGCTCGAGGACGAGAGCGTCATCGAGGTGGGCCGCCTGCGCCTCCACACCGTCTTCACCCCCGGCCACACCCCGGGCTCGATGTGCTTCCTCGTGGAGGGCTCGCCCGTGCTGTTCAGCGGCGACACCCTCTTCCCCGGCGGCCCCGGCAACACCAGCTATCCCGGCGGCGACTTCGAGCAGATCATCCGCTCCATCGACGAGCGCCTGTTCTCTCCCCTCGACGCCGACACCCTGGTCCTGCCCGGCCACGGCGACGACACCACCATCGGGGCAGAGCGCCCGCGGCTGCAGGAGTACGTCGATCGAGGCTGGTGA
- the sufC gene encoding Fe-S cluster assembly ATPase SufC, with amino-acid sequence MTSTSPLFEIEGLRVAAEGHEILKGVDLVVGAGELHALMGPNGSGKSTLANALMGSPEYEVTAGRVRYHGDDITDWSPDVRGKAGLFLAFQYPQAIAGVSVINFLRQALSGRKGIDLSVLELRLAIMEWMAKLDMDPSFADRYLNEGFSGGEKKRNEVLQMAIMEPDMAILDETDSGLDIDALRVVAKGVQEVRKSRPEMGALVITHYQRLLDELEPDRVHLLIDGRIVESGGPELAARIENEGFEAWQ; translated from the coding sequence GTGACTTCGACCTCTCCCCTCTTCGAGATCGAGGGCCTGCGCGTCGCCGCCGAGGGACACGAGATCCTCAAGGGCGTCGACCTCGTCGTGGGCGCCGGTGAGCTGCACGCCCTCATGGGCCCCAACGGCTCCGGCAAGTCCACCCTCGCCAACGCCCTCATGGGCAGCCCCGAGTACGAGGTGACCGCCGGCCGGGTGCGCTACCACGGCGACGACATCACCGACTGGTCCCCCGACGTGCGGGGCAAGGCCGGGCTGTTCCTGGCCTTCCAGTACCCGCAGGCCATCGCCGGCGTGTCCGTCATCAACTTCCTGCGCCAGGCGCTGTCGGGCCGCAAAGGCATCGACCTCTCGGTGCTCGAGCTGCGCCTCGCCATCATGGAGTGGATGGCGAAGCTCGACATGGACCCGTCGTTCGCCGACCGCTATCTGAACGAGGGGTTCTCGGGCGGCGAGAAGAAGCGCAACGAGGTGCTCCAGATGGCCATCATGGAGCCCGACATGGCGATCCTCGACGAGACCGACTCGGGCCTCGACATCGACGCGCTCCGCGTCGTGGCGAAGGGGGTCCAGGAGGTGCGCAAGTCGCGCCCCGAGATGGGCGCCCTCGTCATCACCCACTACCAGCGGCTGCTGGACGAGCTCGAGCCCGACCGGGTCCACCTGCTCATCGACGGCCGCATCGTCGAGAGCGGTGGCCCCGAGCTGGCCGCCCGCATCGAGAACGAGGGGTTCGAAGCATGGCAGTGA